AGTGATAATCGATGGGCTAAACACACTAAACGAGCGGCTAGACGACTAGTAAATAGACGCTTATTGAGGCAATTATTTAGCTAAGTTGAAGCATAAGTATAGTTATTGTCTCAAGTGACGATATCGAAAGTAAAGTGGGGTAACTTATTCTCAATATCTAAAATGCGTGAATTAAACTCCGTATTAGGTGCTGCTAAGCGATTCATTTACTGCCTAGAGAAACGTGACTTAAAGCTTGTTTTTGTTGCTAAAAAACTTGCGCATCAAAGGGAATAAGGGATAATGAAGCTGTATAGCTGTACCGTACTGGAATAAAAAATAAGAACCATTGGATGTCGTTAACCTCTAAATTCTCTAAGCTGTTTCGCGGCAAAAAAGTCGCACACCAAGTTGGCTTGGCATTTCGACATGATGCCTTGGCAGTTTGTTATGCCACCGATCAAGGCGATTACCATTATCACCAGTTTCCTGTAACTAATGGCGATCAATTGGCGGCACTTGAACAATTTGCTAGCGAAGGCAAGTTAAGTGCCGAAGGTCATTTAGTCTTGGCGCCCGCGCAATATCAAATCGTGCAAGTAGACAAACCGAATGTACCGACTGATGAGATTCTTAGCGCTTTAAAATGGCAGATCAAAGACCTAGTGACTATCCCGCCTGAGGAAATGATCCTCGACTATTTCTCTGGTCCAACGCTATCAGGTGGTGCAGAAAAGATTAACGTTGTGGTTTCAACTAAATCAGCGTTACAGGCAATTGTTGAGAAGATGTCGGGTAGCATCGTTGAGCTCACGACAATTTCCACTGAAGAATTTGCGTTTGCTAGCTTAGTGCCATTTCAAGAGCACGCCGTATTGCTTGTCTGTCAGCAGCCAAATGAAGAAGTGGTGATTTTAATCGTCAAACACGGACGTATCTTCTTCCATCGACGCCTTCGAGGTTATGCCCAACTGGCAAGTAAAACCATGGAAGAGCTTTCGTTTGGTGCGATAGATTCGTTAAGCCTTGAAATTCAGCGCTCCTCTGACTACTTTGAACGCCAATTAAAGCAAGCACCAATTAAAGAAATTCAAGTGATTCTGCCAATAAAAACGCAGAATTATATCGTCACTAAGCTGGCAGAAAATACTAATACGCCGGTTAATGCATTTGTTTTTAGTGAGCAGCATCAAGACAAAGCCATGTATGCAGCGGCTATTGGCGCGAGCCAGTTGGCATCGAGCCAAACAAGTAGCGAGGAGCAAGTGACTCATGATTAAGTCATCAATCAACTTGCTGCAAGCGGAGTTAGTGCCGAAGAAACCTTGGTTAAGTTTACCAACGGTTATTACTATTTGGGGACTGACGCTAATTGTGATGTTTGCTGGTGCTAGTTATAGCCATTGGCAACAGTCAAAAACAGCGCAAGAGTTGGCAAGGCTAAATCAGCAGAATCAGCAGTTTAATGATCAATTAGAGCAGTTGAAGGCGCAACAAATCTCCGCTAAAGCTGACAGTCAACTAACCGCTGAACTGGCGAGCTTAAAAACACTTACCAGAAACAAGCGCTATTTATATGGGCACCTCACCAATACAGAGTATTCTTACATTGGTGGTTTTGCGTCTGCCATGGCTGAGCTTTCACAATTACATAACCCTAACATTAGCCTGACTCATATTAATATTCAGGAACGTCAATTTTATTTTGCGGGCATGGCACGTCAAGCGAGTGCTGTACCGCGTTGGTTAGCCAATTTTGAAAAGTCACAAGTATTGTCTGGGCAGGTATTTCAGCAAATGCGTTTGATAGAATCTGATGACAAGCTTATTTCATTTCAGGTGAGCTCAACGGACAACTTGGTTGAGGAGACTGAATAATGGAACAATGGCTTCAATATCAAGAGAAATTTTTACTGCTCACTAAGCGTGAAAAAAACATTATCTTATTTGGCGGTTTATTTCTGATTTTGTATTTGGGCTTTACCTTTGCAATCGAGCCTAATATCAAAAGAGTACAGCAAGAAAGTGCGAGAATTAAAGACCTAAAAATTTCAATTAATGCAGCACAAGCCTCGATCAATATTTATCAAGAAGCACTGATTACAGACCCAAATGAGGCTGTTAGCAAAGAAATTGAACAGCAAAAAGCCTTACTTAGTAATATTGATGAAGAGTTATTAACACTAACGTCAGAGTTGATTAACCCAGTGCAAATGCGAATTGCTTTGGTTGAGTTATTGGCGTTGCAGCCTGGTGTGTCACTGTCATCCTTTGAAGTGATTGCGCCAAGTGAATTATTTATTGCTAATCAAGCTCAAGACAAAGCAAACGACCTAAATCAAGCTGGTGAAAACGCTACTGGTAATAATAGTGCTGTTTCGGAAGGTAGCGCTGAACAAGCCGCTGGAAATGGTGATGAAACTGTCGCCTTGTATCGCCACGGCATAAAGCTGACATTAACGGGGCGTTACAGTGCGCTTCAGGCATACTTAGCAGAGCTTGAGCAATTGCAATGGAAGTTTTTCTGGCAAGAGTTTGATTTAAAAGTGACAGAATACCCAAACAATGAGTTATCGGTAACGTTATACAGTTTGAGTACGGCAAGGGAATTTATTGGTGTTTAAAGTAGTGAGTAAAAAGCAGGTATTTAGCCAACTCAGCCTTGCTCTAGTCATTGCATCGAGTTTCGCTGTGGCTAACGCTTCGAGCGATCCAACTCGGCCTTTAGTAGCAGGTTTAGCATCAGCGAATGTCGACTCAGCGACGCGTAAGCCTGGCGAATTAGTCTTGCAATCAATTATTTCGCCATCAACAGGTACTTCGCCTCAAGGCGGGAGTGCAGTGCAGCATAAAGCAATTATTAGTGGTCAACTTGTTAGCCTAGGCGAGCAAGTTGACGGTTATCAGGTTATCGATATTAGTGAGCGACAGGTTGTTCTTCAATCGGAAGATAAAAGCAAAGAGTTAGTGTTGTTTTCTCGTTCTGTCGTGACATACAAATAAAAGAAGTTATTATGAAAAAGTCTCCCATTTATCTGTTTGTAACAAGCTCATTAGTTGCCTTGGCAGGCTGTACTTCGGTACCAGATAAACCGACATTTATTGAGCAAGAACTCGACAAAGCCATGGCAGATAAGTCTGCTGCTGATAAACGCAAGCCATTGACTCAATTGCCAAATGCGGTTCAGCAAGAATTAATGCAGCAAACCATGAACAATGCCAAAGCGTCATTGTTAGCCGAAAAGCGTTTAGATATTGCCGCCGTTGATGTTGATGCTAAAGCCTTTTTTGCCGCTTTAGTGGAAGACTCAAACTATAGCGCAGCGGTGCATCCAGAAGTTGCGGGCAATATCACGTTGAACCTTAAAGATGTCACGATTGATGAGGCTTTAGTTGTATTGCAAGACCTTTATGGTTTCGACATTAAACGCTTTGGCAAAGTGATTCAGGTGTACCCAGCGGGTATGCGCACTGAAACGATCCCATTAAATTACCTGTTCGTTAAGCGTTATGGCACTTCGAGCACCAGTATTAACTCTGGTGGCGTTTCTGAAAACGATCCAGACAGTGGTAATAACAGCAATAGTAGCTTCAACAATAGCGGTAGCAACAGTAACAGTAATAACCGCTCAAGCAATAATAACCAAAACGGCAGCAGTGGTATCAACCTCTATACCGAGAACGAATCTGATTTTTGGACAGAATTGAAAGATACATTGGAATCACTTGTTGGTACAGAAGATGGTCGTTCTGTTATTGTTTCTCCGCAGGCTGGTTTAGTCACTGTGCGAGCGTTTCCTGGCGAAATTAAATCAGTTAAGAAGTTTATCGACGATACGCAAAAACACTTGCGTCGCCAAGTCATCATTGAAGCGAAAATCATGGAAGTGACGTTAAATGATGATTATCAACAGGGTATTCGCTGGGACAATGTCTTAAGTCATGTTGAAAGTACAGATCTAAACTTCTCAACCACAGGCAATATTGCTGGCAATACCATTTCGTCAGCGTTGGGTGGCACTACTTCAATTAGCTTTTTAAATGCTGATTTTTCAGGGGTTATTGAGCTGCTGCAAACGCAAGGTAATGTGCAGGTGTTATCAAGCCCGAGAATTACTGCGACTAATAATCAAAAAGCGGTGATTAAAGTTGGTGAAGATGAATACTTTGTTACCGATGTATCAAGTACAACGACAACGGGAACATCAACAACGGTTACGCCAGAAATTGACCTAACACCGTTCTTCTCAGGTATTGCTTTAGATGTCACACCACAAATTGATGCAAATGGTGAAGTGATTTTGCATGTTCACCCGTCGGTAACCTTGACGCAAGAGCAGTTAAAAACGGTGACCATCAACCAAGAAGATGTTGTACTGCCGCTGGCACAAAGTAGTGTTCGTGAGTCAGATACAATTATTAGAGCTAAATCGGGTGAAATCGTTGTCATTGGCGGCTTGATAGAAACCAGAAAAGTCGATTTAGAGTCGAAAACACCATTACTAGGCGATATTCCGCTGATGGGCGAGTTGTTTAAGAGCAAATCGCAATCAACTCAGAAGAAAGAGCTAGTGATCATGCTCAAGCCGGTAGTGATTGGCCAAGATACTTGGCAAGATCAGCTGCAAGAAGCACGCGCCTTATTGAAGCAATGGTTTCCTGAAAGCGAATAATAATGTTGGCAGTGTGCTGCCAACATTAACCTAAATAGTAAACTGGCGAGCAATGTACCTTTATCATTATGGGTTAAGAGAGTTACCTTTTACGTTAACCCCTAATACCAACTTTTATCTTGGGCTAGCGCCGCATAACGAGGCGCTTGCGGTATTGCTTACTGCGCTAAAAACTGGCGAAGGCTTTCTCAAAGTCATTGGTGAAGTAGGCACAGGAAAAACCTTACTATGTCGTAAATTGCTCAACGATATTCCTGACCATTTTGTTACTGCCTATATTCCAAACCCCTACTTAAGCCCCGACGAATTGCGCCGAGCAGTAGCGGTTGAATTGGGTGTTAAACAAGCACAACGTATGTCAGTGCAGCTGCTAACACAGCGTATTCAAACGCGACTGCTGGAATTGCATAGCAAAGGCCACTCTGTGGTGTTAATTGTTGATGAAGCCCAAGCGTTGCCAGAAGAAAGTCTAGAAGCGTTGCGTTTGTTTACTAATCTAGAAACAGAAAGCCGAAAGTTACTGCAAGTCGTAATGTTTGCGCAACCTGAGCTAGATGCACGTTTAGCCGAGCAACATTTTAGGCAGTTGCGACAGCGCATCACTTTTTCTTATCAGCTAAGGCCGATGACGGCTGAAGAGGTTGAGCATTATATTAGCCATCGCCTGAACATAGCTGGATACAAAGGTGCAGCATTATTTTCAAGCAAACTTTGCCAAAAATTAACTAAGACGAGTAAGGGTATTCCTCGTTTGGTCAATGTTCTTTGCCATAAAATGTTGATGCTTGGTTATGGTGAAGGGCAATATGAGTTAACCCAAAAGCACTTAGCGTTAGCGGCTAAAGATACTGAAGATACTGCCCCTGTCGGCAGTATAAGCGGCTTTTGGTCAAAACTAACGGTCGGTAATCTAGCGATTGCTCTCATTATTATTTTGCTTGTGTTGTTTGGTGCCACTTGGCCATTTTTACCTGTTGGAGAATTCATGTGAGCGTCATTAATCAAATGCTCCAAGACCTAGAGAAGCGAAATACACCGACAGGAGATGAAACCGTAACTTCATCTGTCGTTGTGAGTGCGCCGCAAAAATCCCATGTGCTTCCTATTGTGTTATCTGTGTTTATCACTGCAATTATTGCCGCGGCACTGTGGCTTTACTATGAGAATCAGTCGTTAAAGCAGCAAACATCGCCTCAAGCTAGAGCCTATGTCGCACAGCAAGATGTTATAACTCAAGCAGATACTAAGCCACTGTTAGATACTCGAGTACAAGTTGATACTAATGCTAAAAGCAGCACTAATAGCCAATCAACAGCTTTACCAATGGCTGATGTTGAGCAAGTGCCCAATTTAAAAGGCACTACAAAAGACGCTAAAAAAGCTAGCGAACAAACAGACATTCAAGCTGATGCCAAAGCTAAGCAAACAATACCTAGCGCCGAGCCTCATACACAGCCGCTGGAACCGCAAGAAAACCAGTTAGCAGCGGTACAAAAGCATCGCTCGAATACACAAGTTCAAGAAGAAGTAGTGAAAGGCGCTGAGTTAAATCAGCCAAAAGCGCAATCACCTGTATTATCGCAACCAGCTCATGCACCTATTGGGCAAGAACGTGTTAAGCAAGAATCTCAACCAGCTCCACTAAACACTGAGCCCTTAACCACTAAGCCTTCATTGACGATTGCTCGAAAACAGTTAACTTCTGCCCAGCTTGCTGTTCAAAAAGTGAATCAAGCAGAGCGCGCTATGGCTGAAAAAGAGGGGCAAAAAGCTGAACAATTGTTGCAAGACGCTCTACTGCTTGCTCCTGAAAACAAAAATGCGAGAAAGCAACTGGCGGCAATTTGGTTTGCCAGAGGCGCGAATCAAGCCGCGATGAATCTACTGAATCAAGGAATTAGCTTATCGCCCAACGAACCAGATTTTCGTTTAATGAAAGCGAAAATACTGCTGAAAAACCACCAGCAAAATCAAG
This Thalassotalea euphylliae DNA region includes the following protein-coding sequences:
- a CDS encoding PilN domain-containing protein, with protein sequence MIKSSINLLQAELVPKKPWLSLPTVITIWGLTLIVMFAGASYSHWQQSKTAQELARLNQQNQQFNDQLEQLKAQQISAKADSQLTAELASLKTLTRNKRYLYGHLTNTEYSYIGGFASAMAELSQLHNPNISLTHINIQERQFYFAGMARQASAVPRWLANFEKSQVLSGQVFQQMRLIESDDKLISFQVSSTDNLVEETE
- the mshL gene encoding pilus (MSHA type) biogenesis protein MshL; amino-acid sequence: MKKSPIYLFVTSSLVALAGCTSVPDKPTFIEQELDKAMADKSAADKRKPLTQLPNAVQQELMQQTMNNAKASLLAEKRLDIAAVDVDAKAFFAALVEDSNYSAAVHPEVAGNITLNLKDVTIDEALVVLQDLYGFDIKRFGKVIQVYPAGMRTETIPLNYLFVKRYGTSSTSINSGGVSENDPDSGNNSNSSFNNSGSNSNSNNRSSNNNQNGSSGINLYTENESDFWTELKDTLESLVGTEDGRSVIVSPQAGLVTVRAFPGEIKSVKKFIDDTQKHLRRQVIIEAKIMEVTLNDDYQQGIRWDNVLSHVESTDLNFSTTGNIAGNTISSALGGTTSISFLNADFSGVIELLQTQGNVQVLSSPRITATNNQKAVIKVGEDEYFVTDVSSTTTTGTSTTVTPEIDLTPFFSGIALDVTPQIDANGEVILHVHPSVTLTQEQLKTVTINQEDVVLPLAQSSVRESDTIIRAKSGEIVVIGGLIETRKVDLESKTPLLGDIPLMGELFKSKSQSTQKKELVIMLKPVVIGQDTWQDQLQEARALLKQWFPESE
- a CDS encoding ExeA family protein; translation: MYLYHYGLRELPFTLTPNTNFYLGLAPHNEALAVLLTALKTGEGFLKVIGEVGTGKTLLCRKLLNDIPDHFVTAYIPNPYLSPDELRRAVAVELGVKQAQRMSVQLLTQRIQTRLLELHSKGHSVVLIVDEAQALPEESLEALRLFTNLETESRKLLQVVMFAQPELDARLAEQHFRQLRQRITFSYQLRPMTAEEVEHYISHRLNIAGYKGAALFSSKLCQKLTKTSKGIPRLVNVLCHKMLMLGYGEGQYELTQKHLALAAKDTEDTAPVGSISGFWSKLTVGNLAIALIIILLVLFGATWPFLPVGEFM
- a CDS encoding tetratricopeptide repeat protein, with the protein product MSVINQMLQDLEKRNTPTGDETVTSSVVVSAPQKSHVLPIVLSVFITAIIAAALWLYYENQSLKQQTSPQARAYVAQQDVITQADTKPLLDTRVQVDTNAKSSTNSQSTALPMADVEQVPNLKGTTKDAKKASEQTDIQADAKAKQTIPSAEPHTQPLEPQENQLAAVQKHRSNTQVQEEVVKGAELNQPKAQSPVLSQPAHAPIGQERVKQESQPAPLNTEPLTTKPSLTIARKQLTSAQLAVQKVNQAERAMAEKEGQKAEQLLQDALLLAPENKNARKQLAAIWFARGANQAAMNLLNQGISLSPNEPDFRLMKAKILLKNHQQNQAQSASQLSAQTSPQLTQAFETLVALANVPQVEYQSMLATVAQQYQQLSAAVSAYQQLVLLQPNQAKWYLGLAIAFDQSSQFNDALNAYQQALAVGGLSLQTQQFAQQRMTELGE